The Solibacillus daqui genome has a segment encoding these proteins:
- a CDS encoding YunC family protein, whose product MVYTETIDLQGYLFTAVTVHLPKTTLLTISNERGYIMCGALDVGLLNEKLADRKIIAGRAVGVRTIDDLLKAQLESITYEAKACGIEEGMTGEEALLKMI is encoded by the coding sequence ATCGTATATACTGAAACAATTGATCTTCAAGGTTATTTATTTACAGCTGTTACCGTTCATTTACCTAAAACAACATTGCTAACGATTTCGAATGAACGTGGATACATTATGTGTGGTGCATTGGATGTCGGACTGTTAAATGAAAAATTAGCCGATCGCAAAATCATTGCCGGTCGTGCGGTTGGTGTAAGAACAATCGATGACTTATTAAAAGCGCAATTAGAATCTATCACATACGAAGCGAAAGCGTGCGGCATCGAAGAAGGTATGACTGGCGAAGAAGCGTTATTAAAAATGATTTAA
- a CDS encoding DNA polymerase III subunit alpha produces MSVIVLENKRIILKGINRYELNSDGIYYRNDTEEERFLFIFLINSNELWSEYYFKFLYIEMDDGNLYKYFSDKKLYDVMQKMAKYFEEKGIGSEVENCFYDYHSDSYDCEDLEDILEEDEHLGQAVESYVKIRDTFKFVNEDISVIANRIDNAFGII; encoded by the coding sequence ATGAGTGTTATAGTACTAGAAAACAAAAGGATTATTCTAAAAGGGATTAATAGATATGAGTTAAATTCTGATGGGATATATTATAGAAATGATACGGAAGAGGAAAGATTTCTTTTCATATTTCTTATTAATAGCAATGAACTTTGGAGTGAGTATTATTTCAAATTTTTATATATTGAGATGGATGATGGCAATTTGTATAAATATTTTTCTGATAAAAAATTATATGATGTAATGCAGAAAATGGCTAAATATTTTGAAGAAAAGGGCATTGGTAGTGAGGTAGAAAATTGTTTTTATGATTATCATTCTGATAGTTACGATTGTGAAGATTTAGAAGATATACTAGAAGAAGATGAGCATTTAGGACAAGCTGTTGAAAGTTATGTAAAAATTAGAGATACGTTCAAATTCGTTAATGAAGATATTTCAGTTATAGCGAATAGAATAGATAATGCTTTTGGAATTATATAA